Sequence from the Argopecten irradians isolate NY chromosome 12, Ai_NY, whole genome shotgun sequence genome:
AAAAGAGTAATActgattattttttgtaattgatGACAGCAAATGGTGAAAATCTTTTGTTATCACGCAGGGTCAACATCAAACGTAAATTGGACACTGTTTACCGACGCTAATGGAAACCCTGAGTATGTCGGCTTCAATTCCTCCATGCGCCCATTATTCTTTGACTCCAACTTGACGGCGATGTTCCCGAACGATACAGAACGAAGTATCGCGATCAGCACGTGCTATGGTCAAGGAGCTGACGATCCTAACCCAACTGATAGAAAGGAATGCTACTTTGATTTCAAAGTCACCGGAGATACTAGTATTGCTCAAGCAACATCTGATGCAAAAACCAGAACAGAAATCGACCGGGCAAACCTTGGTTAGTACATCTGAAGTTTGagcatttttcaaaataatagaAAGTATACTTTTCGGTGTAAATTACATTGAAAGTGGTTGGATTCAACGTATTTCGGTTTTATTTATCTAGGACAGATACTAGAAacgtacatttgtattattGTGTTGTTGAAAACGGCGATGAAACTACCAGCAAGATTTTCCCCTGTCATGCTCCACAGAGTGGCTAATTACCAGAAAATAAACGTAAAAGAATGCTGTATTGTGGACTTTTTTAACTTTCAACTTTCATTCACTATTAGAAACTCTATTTATGACGGAAATTGAAATACTCTTGTTTCCATAAGATTTTTGTTCATTTAAGTAAAATGCCAAAATATAGGTgtgatttaaagatttaaattgTTATTGGACAAAGAACCCACCAAACCAAATGAATTCTGTTCTGTTGTTTATTTTCGGAGGTGTGTAAGTATGATGTTTACTTGTAAAACGTAATAAATTTGGGTTTTTTTGCAGTAAACTTCCCACCAGTAGCATCAGAGGAAAACGTTACACTTCATGTCACATTGAACAGTAACTTCTCGAGTTTATACACCGTCATGGCTACTGATGCTAATAATGACACAATAAGCTTCTCGCTTGATGTGTCCAAGACCTCCAGTGGCGTTGCTATTGACAACAGCACAGGCGTCATATCCTGGTACGATATTCCTGATATGACGGACCTCGCCATCACTGTTATCATTTCGGACGGGCGGACATCGTCTATATGGACACCTAGGATTTATCTGTGCAAATGTGTTGGGGTTTGTAGTGTTTTTGTTTAATGCTTTGGTATGTGATATTGAGTCGTTTTATGACACCAAATTATTGACTTCCAAGGTAACGTCTTCAATAGTAAGATCAGAAACCACACTTTACTTAAAAAATAGAATGAATCTCTCGCCTGTCAGTAAGCACATGTTTTCAAGAGAAGATGATTTCTCAAAGAAAAAagacttcaaaaatattttggaattaaatcaacaaacataatatttaataCAGTTTATTGTGATCGAAGAAAATATGTTGTAACAAACCAGTTTGAATGGCCTGTTATATAACGCTAAACGATTGAATCCTAAAATGTCTCTTTAATATAGACCATGAACAATTCTTGATGCTTTCTTTTGTGGTTATGAGATTTCAGATAATTTCATTTGATAAACTTTgcaaacaaatttcattttggaTATTGATGGCACTATATagcaaacacacaaaaaaatcgACAGTTTCTAAACAACGAATATTTCTATCGTATACAATTATAATCGCCTTACCGATATATGCATCTATTATAGACTGGAACAACATGTGACTTCGCTAATGGTGGTCCTGGTCTTTTTGAAATCGTTCCGTGTATTTGTGGCCCGGGTTTGGAGGGTGATTTCTGTGAAGACGACATTGATGGCTGTGCTGCCATGCCTTGTTTCCAAGGAGTTCGATGTACCGACGTGCCTGCAGCAGAGGTGGCCGCCGGGGGAGCAGGCGCAGTGGAGGCCACGTGTGGACCTTGTCCTTTCGGCTTGACAGGGGATGGCAGAGCATGTGCAGGTATAGAAATATGGATCAAGTGTTCAAATTCTATTAGTGGTAGGATTCAATGGAACAACTTCCGGTCAAGTTCATATATATACTGCGAATTTCATATAAGGATCGGAAATTGATCTTGTGGTATAAAGAGctatttaaatattgtaaaattttaattgtatCGTTCATTTCTTTGGTCAACAGTTATAGAAGATAACATAATGTAATGACAGAAAAGCTGACTGGATGAATTATTGTGTCTCTATTTCCTGTTCCGCTTTAGTTCACATTGAAACTTTATGTCGGAGTAATTTAATGCTGAtcacataacatataaaaaggTAAACGTCTTCATGGATCTCAATAAACAAGATCTTAAATTTTGACTTTCGACTTAATGGCTTACTTCTAAATAAATTCTTATTATTCTtttgataaaatacattttttcatataatataaacaCAGGTAAGGTAATAATGATAGATACAATCAGAAATGTACCAACTGTAAGCTTTGTGTTGGTATAAAGTggtattttaaatttttcagGTGTAAATGAGTGTGTCGAGTTTTCCCCGTGTGACCACAACTGTCAGGATTTGGTAGCCGGCTATTCATGTTCATGTAACGGTGGATACGAACTACAAACTGACCTTAGAACTTGTGCTGGTACGTTAAATATGTGATACTGTGTTACTGAAcagatattgttatataatgtgaTTGTAACTGACGAGAAATTGTTATATTATGTGTTTGCTACTGACCAGATATTGTTATATTATGTGATTGTTACTGACCAGATATTGTTACATTATGTGATTGCTACTGACCAGATATTGTTATATTATGTGATTGCTATTGACCAGATATTGTTATATTATGTGATAGTTACTGACCAGATATTGTTACATTATGTGTTTGCTACTGATCAGATATTGTTATATTATGTGATTGCTACTGACCAGATATTGTTATATTATGTGTTTGCTACTGACCAGATACTGTTATATTATGTGATTGCTACTGACCAGATATTGTTATATTATGTGTTTGCTATTGACCAGATATTGTTATATTATGTGATTGCTACTGACCAGATATTGTTATATTATGTGTTTGCTACTGACCAGATATTGTTATATTATGTGTTTGCTACTGACCAGATACTGTTATATTATGTGTTTGCTACTGACCAGATATTGTTATATTATGTGATTGCTACTGACAAGATATTGTTACATTATGTGTTTGCTACTGACCAGATATTGTTATAATATGTGTTTGCTACTGACCAGATATTGTTGTATTATCTGATTGTTATTGACGagacatttttatattatacagtaaGTTGACTGTCAATAAAAAACATGTGTTGTACAAGCATGTTGTCACCTCGGTAATATAATTCATTACGCAAgtgttaattaaaacattttatgaatgGTGGGTCATTTTGAAGGCCGATGATATTATTTTCgatttaatatgtataattcaaaGGAACAACATTTTAAAGTTAAGTTTTATTTAATACAGATATTGACGAGTGTTATAGAGGAACAGATCTGTGTAATACAGCGAACACTCAGTGTCGGAACACGAACGGCACCTACGTCTGTGACTGTCTGTCCGGCTACACAGACTTATCGTTCCTGGAATGCCAAGGTCAGTTCCCTCCTCATTTCTACAACAAAACAGTCGTTGTATCCAATCGATAACAAAATGTTCTTCCAGCAGCGCGATAAAGATATACTTGACTTGTTTTCATTTGCTTTTTAAGTTTCTGAATTATTGGCACCAGTGTTGTCAAATGTAGCACTGAAACAAATAATATCTTATATCACAAAGGAATTTCCTAACATTTTTCCTTTTGGGATATTGCTGTCGACCGTGACTCGTTCCTAAACCCTTcatttaaatcatttacagAAAGATGTTTTTGATTGTCTATTCCCAGCGTCTTTTCTTCATCGTCATCTTTCTATGCTTGTGACTAGTTTTATCAAGTGGTAAACATGACTCCAAATGATCTAATCTATATATGTTTTAGATATTAACGAATGCATCACGGGAACATATTCCTGTCCCAACAACTCGCGATGCTCCAATACAGATGGAGGATACACCTGTCTTTGTAATTATGGTTACGAAAAGGATGAGCAGCTAAATACATGTGTGGGTGAGTAtttgcaaatgaaaaaaaattctttatttttccatttttcccCATTCAATagacatgtaaataacaatgtttTCCTTTCGAAGAAGGACTCTCACACCAAtgtcaatatttaaattattaattcTAATTTTAAACACAAACTTTCACCACTTTCACATTAGTTTCAGATACATATCCATAGAATAGGAAAAGTATTTATTGATCTTTATGCGTTCTTTGAAATCTTAATCAATCAGAATTATCGATTTAAATAGACGACTGTCACATGGTTGACTTTCCCTTCAATGGAATATCTGAAAAGGGCGTTCCAATCATTTCAATCCCTTGATGCAATGTCATACCATTTCTTATACGAAAATGCCATAATGACCTtggaataaaaatatcaatattaaccCTCTTTTACCCTTTTTTCCTTTGTAATATATGATAGCCATCTTAGTCTCACGATTTTTTTTCTCGGTATTTGTCGACGGCAGTTTCATGTATTCCATTAATTTTCAGATATCCAGGAATGTCTTGTCACAAATGCTTGCGACCAGACATGTGTGGATGGCATTGGATTATACACGTGTGAATGTCTGTCAGGCTTTGTATTAGACGCAGACGCCCGCACATGTAATGGTAAGAAAATCAACCATATTGAAAATATGACGTACTTACCATAATCTCTATCAGTCCTGATCAATTATACAGAGaatagtattttttctgtttaaccAAAATGCTTCgttgttacattgtacattaaaaCTCGTTAATAATATACCGCAATGTCCGGAAATTTATTTCGCTATACAAGTagtttgttgtttacatagaacGAAATGAAATAAGCATTGCCTTCGAtatacattgttttgttttcaaatacaaaaaaaaaaaatacaaaaaataaacaaaggaacagcttttttttcaaaaaaatattgtgtgaACCACAACCTTTGCTGAAAAATTTCAGATATTGTCCAATTTAGGGATTGGCTTTGCGCTATTTGAGTGTAAAATTACGTTGTAAGTGAACAGACGCAATAATGATTCCGTAATACACAAAATTCGTTACATGAAGTTTATGGTCCTAACGGTTATATAACTAATATGAAATAACGCTGTAGCCGGAATTAGATTTTATTCGTTATACACGGAAACCGAGTTCGAGgtttaatgtaaataattgaTCACTGTATTCAATAACTATTCATTGATCTTAACAAATGTGATATCAAAAAGGAGATCCTGGGGATATTTGTGTCGTTTGTAATTATACCAGATGTCATTCTTAATCAGGAATGCTTTTTCCTTACAGCTAACGGTACGTGTACAGCTGACCAGATTCAGGCCTGTGATGGGGGTAGTAATACATCCAAGTGTTCTCCTGACCCAGTCAATGGTGGGGCCACGTGCGCATGCCCAAGCGGATATGCCCTCAACGCTTCAAACTTCTGCGAAGGTACGAGCGATACAATAATGGGGTCATGCACTCATTAATCGATTCAAACGTGTTTGTATTATTGTTATCGAATAAAAAAGACACATATGAATAATGTAAGGAATGCGTACAAATCCTTTTCCCTCATAGCATTCTGGTTCCCAAAATCTGTTAATATCGTGAAATATACTTCAACCGTGATCACTAATTTTACTCTTAATGTCGTGTATTTAAAGTCCATGCAACTTTGTCAAaaatagaatgaagtactgattgtatatataccaaaagccaaataatttttatatataaatttgtgttgattagacacatacatacaagtacacgattaaacatctgttattgttcaaataatgggtatagtttatgctctgtcggcgatagAGGATTTTTAATATGAATGGTATTTTGCTActagatatgaaaataattccATGAAGAATCAAGTAATCCCCCAGAGTTTGATGAAAATCGCCCATACCATTTGTTAAAATTGTTAGGCGACATTTGCGGTATAAAGAACTGAAGAAGATGAAAAATATCTTTGATTTCACTATCCATTTTCGTCTGTTTGAAATTgtgtgttcattttatatgaaacCCTTCCCAATTTCCTATGTAGATATCAACGAATGTTTGTCCAGTACTGGCGTATGTGATCCAGTGTCCAGTACGTGTAACAACACAGAGGGAGGCTATGTATGTGACTGTAAAGTCGGCTTCAGTTTAGTGGGCGGCTCATGTACAGGTTGGTTTAAGTAATATGTTTGccttaaaaaatataattctcATGATCTGACTTAATTATTGttctataattcaattttgcttgctacaagcattttcattggcttaaaaattactttatcagtccataaaggaaaaaaatggcgtcgccgtttgtgacgttgcttctgattggctgagatgacggcgtaatgatttcatagacaaaagagtcccactcagatttttgtgttatatctccataacataaaaaatctattcaagttaatccttaattattctaaaagttacatgtaacattatatatgttaaaattgccacattaaaatttaaaaaatgttacaCAACACTTAACCATTCGTTTggtatattttcataaaatgaaaaaaataatatctaaatattaattattaagcACATTCTAATAAAAAGAAAGGTTattaataattcattaattattaatCCCACTCTAATCAAATCAAAGATAAATCCAAATCCATTAATTATTCCTACAGATATAAACGAGTGTACGCCCGGGTCCCATGGCTGTAACTTCCCGTCATACTGTATAAACACCGTGGGATCTTACGGATGCGCATGTCCGGATGGCTTGTTTTTACTGGCGGACGGACGGACATGTGAGAGTAAGTATATTTTTTAGAGTTAACATTTACTAGGGGATTGTTTGACTTATGAGATTGGAGTAAGACGGTTGTAATCATTGAcagcaaatatttatttactgcTGTCGAATATGTCAAACtcaaaatttataacatatattagATGATGGTCGGACGATATATATTGAGAATATAAcctaaaataacaaaattaaaatgctTTAACTATATACACGTACCTATCTAGCCATTTTTACGACGAGTTTGAATTAACAATAtgttttacatataatatattagAACGTAGCCGGCCTattatacctttcggccggttACGAAATGGTCGCTAtatgtcgtagtggagcactgcttcagaaaatcactcgggtATAGTTTTCTATGCTTCGTTGTATGTTTCCAATTATTTAATGCGTATAtatgcatttatataatacttttgtccaaaacaaacagaACGACAATTCTTTATATCGACCGTACAGCTCACAAGTGGTCAACTTCaaaatttgtagacttgccgtataatTTTCCTTCGCAAAAGACCATCATAGTTTTATTTGAAAAACTAATGTATCGCTgtgaatatgatattttatacggttcagATTTATTGCCTAGTATATAAGTGATATGAAACATGTAggataaaatgcatacaaacattttaataatagTTTGCACGATCATTACTTTgttccattagcagtaatatgcactaattgtagctctaaagaagtcttttgagctacaatattgcagctgaTTATTTATCTACTATGGTTCCGCGTTATTTTTAACGCCGACAGTCTGGGAAACTCACCATCCAGACAGAAATGTCAGAAAATTTTTTTTGAGTATTGACTAAATAGAAAATCCGGCCGATTTGGGCTAGGTGGTGTTCGGATTATAGAGGGTCGgctgtaaatgtatatatttttgtcatcattTCAGACATTGACGAATGTGCCCAGGGCACAGATAGGTGCGACACAGAATATGGTATATGTACGGACCAGACTCCGAGCTACACCTGCTCCTGTCCATCTGGTTACACCGGAACCGGTTTCGCCTGTATAGGTAAGTCTTTATCACAGCTCGTGCTCACGCTTTTAGGGTACGTATTTGACGAAATATCCCCCTTGTGTGTCATGTGCGTTTATGTGTCACGATAAGTAAGCATATCCTACAATGTAGCTCTGGACTAAGAAATTAATTTTCgtacataaaaaaatgataagagATTAGTTGTTAGCTTTCGAAGttaatttatttcttaatagttaattactatttatatataggCGAATATATGACTTTTAAAAATGGATGTTTAGATTACAATGAATGTGCCCAGTCTGACAAAGGAGGCTGTtcccagagatgtaacaacgaGATCGGATCCCACTTCTGTTCTTGTTTCGATGGATATAGGCTAATGAATGATTCTACGACGTGTGTAGGTAAGGGCGATTGCCTTAATGTGTTCACACATTTAAATAAATTCATTCTCACGAGACGACAAgtacttacattgtatatatacatttataggGTATAAACCGTATTGAGACTGCTTTCATCTCTATGGTATGTTTTTgaacaaattattaaaataacatcattttTACGGAAAATAACATACCAAGGTATGAGAATTTGTTAAAATAGTACTACAAACAAGTGGAGGTAACGCCTTCTAGAAGATTGACAACTGTATTCCTACGCCAACTTGATATagtttatcgaaaaatgataattttggtTGGTTCATTGAGTCAATCTTTAGTGGAAGTAAAAATTTACATGTGTATCGATACCGCAGATATCAATGAATGTCAAGAATATGGAGGACATGACTGCTTCTCGGCAGAATATTGTACCAACACTGATGGCAGTTTTACCTGTAGCTGTCCAGCCAACTTCACTCTTAAAGGGGATGGTAGAACATGCGAACGTACGTATCTATGTATCAACTCTTCATAAAGCTACTCCTTTTCCAATCTCTCCCTGGATTCATCGCGGTCCCCACATTCACTTCTGTCAACGGCTCGCAGTAAATCTAGTGTATCCGCAAAAGAATCCATACTTATTTGATTTGATATCGAATGATCAAATTATGTTATTCATAACTGGCAGTCGTTTACAGGAAAATTACATAAAAGGAAACTTCAAGTACGTATTAGAAAATTTGTATGTGTTCGGAATAcgttttcaaaaatattgaaatttgtttACGGAAGTGAAATGCGGGgaccgcaatgcaccctgggagagattaTCCTCTTCCACGCCATCGTGGCATTTGTTATTGCTTATGGAATCGTCTTTACGATCTTTACTACCTTTTAAATTCCTGGAGCATACCATCCCAATGTCGTTATTTTTACTGAGAAAAATTGTCTTTGTTTCACAATTCGTTGATTGCAATTACCTTATACCATTTTAAATGCAATTCTGAATATATAGGATGTAATATGTCAGCATATAAATGAACTATTTATGCATTGAATTCCTATATCACACAGCCCTGTACCAATGTAGTGCTAACCATGGATGTAGTGACACATGTGCTATGATCAACGGTGTAGAAACATGTCTCTGTGAGTCTGGATATCAACTGGACGCAGGCACCAGCAGGATATGTGAAGGTAAAAGACATtatcaataaccatgcttttgGTTTTCATGAACTacattatataactgttaaccTCTTCACGACACTATGACGTTTTCAAACAGCAAACAATCCTAAATTAGTCCTATGGTATTGATTTCTAAGGGTAGAATATTATAATTTGGATAAAGTGCGAGATGTTATGAAAATTTGATACCTGAATTTTACATGTATTGCTTAGGAAATACATGTCCTATGAACATTATAAATAATGGATGATTTTGACACGACATggtgtaatttatttgaaatatgcCGATAAGTAGTGATATGGCAACCATTTCAATTGGTAGAGAAATGGATAGCTTTTTATTTAACTTAAATCCTGCTGAACtattatttataacaattacttTGTTACAGACATCAACGAATGTACCAACTCTTCACTCCACAACTGTGAGATCAGTAAtaatgtacagtgtaacaaCCTTAACGGATCATTTGAATGTGTGTGTGTCAACTCGTACTACACACAGGTGGAAAGAACCAGATGTAATGGTAGATATCCTTTATTTTCAACACCTTAACATTTGAAAGCTGCCAATGTTGGGGGCTCTCCCACAGGAGGCTATCACTCATCATACATGGACAACATATTCATCGATTCTATTCCTATTTACTTATTATCAACATACATTCCTTTTTGACATTATTGTTCTCTGGGAGAAGATTGTTACTTTCTTTCGATCATTCTTTCTATcgctttttctttctttctttctttctttctttctttctttcttttctttctttcttgttTCGTAATGGTATATATCTAGAGATATCAAAACAactagatatataaataaatacattaagtAATTAGAGTTGAAAACTCAATGATATCCGTTTGCAACTTATTGCACGATACGAACAAAGAATAAACTGGAGCAGTCAATGAAAAAACCACGTACATTGAAACGTTAAGAAGTATTAAAACAAGAAACACTATACTATTTACGTTATGTGGAGACATAATATGGAGATAAATAAACGTCGCTGTCTGTTCGAATAAAAATGGACGATGTCAGCTGATATAATGTTGTCGATATTGCGCCATAACCGGTGTTTTAGCTCATCTGATCACGGAAATATTtcgaaataataattttgataaaacaacagacaaaaataatgataataaatgacTAATACCTACTTCACATACTTAATCTATAATAATTGAATATAACTGCGATTTGACTGATGTCTTGCTTGTTTGGCGTGTAGATGTTGACGAGTGTTTGGCTGGAACGTTCACGTGTACTGCCAACAGTAAATGTGTGAATACAGAGCCTGGCTACAACTGTTCCTGTCTGGTGGGCTACACGGATATCAGCGGCACCTGCCAAGGTCAGTAGAGGTCAACCTTCTTAATGTTGGTCTGTCAAGGCATTATGTAATGTGATTAGTTTTAAAAATTCAGATGTTAAGTTCATACAAAATACCTTTATCGTGACacatcaatttcaaaattggtTTAAAAACGgaaaaataaaacagttttatgGGAATTCTTGAAACTTCGATGACGACCATAAATCAATGTCGTGTCGAGATCAAGATGTGTGTAAGAATAGGGTTGCATCCCACACGACACATTGAAAGCAAGTATGAACCAATGTCGCAAATATAGCCAATATCGCAAATGACAACAGAGAGAATTGGTACATATaagtttttgtattattttcccATCCTAGCTGTATGTATtggtatgtgtatgtatatatttattgctTATTTGAAAAGAATATTGTTTAAAGTTGGTGACAACAGAGGCAATGTCGACCATCAAGCTTTCATGAAATGAATAACCATTTCTAGAAACTCTGTGTTTTTAATGTGTATAGTAAATACAATAGTGATATAAAAGGATTATAATAGTGACGTGTACTCTATCTCATTGTAGACCTAGACGAGTGCCAACTTGGAACACATAACTGTAACGGTACAACAGGGGACTGTACCAATACACCAGGGGGCTTCACGTGCGCCTGTAAAACCGGTTACTCTGGCAACGGCATCACGTGCACAGGTAAGTAACCAAGACTGTCGAGACTTCGTGTAGCTTAAAGTATTTTCTTCCTGCAGGAATGTGATTGTAATagtgttttaatttatttgaacttATTGAAGTTCTGTTTATAAAGGTATATAAAATAAAGTCATCAAATCTACTTAATAATATGGTTAAAACTTGGCAGTTTTCATTTATAATACTAAGTTACCTGTATTTTATCTGTTTGCCTTTTGTAGACATTGACGAGTGCCTACTCGGCACAGACAACTGTGCGCCCGCAGGTCAAGGGACATGTACCAACACAGTAGGATCTTACAGCTGTAACTGTACAGACGGATACCTGCTAGCCTCCAATGGATATACCTGTGTTGGTAAGAATGAGAATTATGCTATTTCTGAAACTCTTTAAAAAGTTTATCGTGGGTACAAAGTTATTCCGCAGccaaacatttttatttgtaacGATAGAGTATTCATTTGAATGATCCAGCATCCTAACTCTCATCGAGTTTTTCGCCAGTTGCGCCAGTAGATACGGCAATATTTTCATCCCCCTGGAACGTTTAGTGCTAGCTATAAGATTAAGCAGTCTTAGGAATATGCAGACGGAATCGACTAATAATATCTCaaagtgaaataaaaagttatataaagtatataaaacaACATGTTATAAACATGTCAAAGTATGACGATTTGTTTATTTCTACAGACATCAACGAGTGTACGTTGAACACCGATAACTGCCAGTTCCAATGTAACAACATTGACGGAGGATACTATTGTACCTGTGATACCGGGTACAGGCTGGCCGCGGATCAGTTCACGTGTATAGGTCAGTATCAACCCCACATCAACACAAAATCGTTATCTTAATGGTGATCAACATGTAGGTACTAGTACGGTTATAAGGAGACATTTCCAAAACCATAATTCGCTTacacaagataaaatattactcatgtaacacattattttttcaaggTAAATTATCCTGTCAACGTAATATTGCTCAGTAAATTTGCGACCCTCATTTTGGTCCTATTTTTGCTGCAAATTGTACTGAatatgtgaaattaaaaaatatttatgaaaatttgcAGTAAGAATAGGGGCAAAATTCGGGTTGCAAATTCACTCAGCActtttactttgacaggataatttactttgaaaaaaaaataatgtgttatatgtaaCGACATACTACTCTAGCAAGTGATTAAGATAACATTATATAGTAActtaataacaattttatatcA
This genomic interval carries:
- the LOC138336398 gene encoding fibrillin-2-like yields the protein MRNGMVTEVTSTTYWTEVIITMATSMDSSNNTVTTYYMSFSDEMVIGASVSNGLIELSINAPVTMKNTFDGMLGNYNDNIEDDIRDPSGNTLPSSATEEQIYDTLVLWSTSNVNWTLFTDANGNPEYVGFNSSMRPLFFDSNLTAMFPNDTERSIAISTCYGQGADDPNPTDRKECYFDFKVTGDTSIAQATSDAKTRTEIDRANLVNFPPVASEENVTLHVTLNSNFSSLYTVMATDANNDTISFSLDVSKTSSGVAIDNSTGVISWYDIPDMTDLAITVIISDGRTSSIWTPRIYLCKCVGTGTTCDFANGGPGLFEIVPCICGPGLEGDFCEDDIDGCAAMPCFQGVRCTDVPAAEVAAGGAGAVEATCGPCPFGLTGDGRACAGVNECVEFSPCDHNCQDLVAGYSCSCNGGYELQTDLRTCADIDECYRGTDLCNTANTQCRNTNGTYVCDCLSGYTDLSFLECQDINECITGTYSCPNNSRCSNTDGGYTCLCNYGYEKDEQLNTCVDIQECLVTNACDQTCVDGIGLYTCECLSGFVLDADARTCNANGTCTADQIQACDGGSNTSKCSPDPVNGGATCACPSGYALNASNFCEDINECLSSTGVCDPVSSTCNNTEGGYVCDCKVGFSLVGGSCTDINECTPGSHGCNFPSYCINTVGSYGCACPDGLFLLADGRTCENIDECAQGTDRCDTEYGICTDQTPSYTCSCPSGYTGTGFACIDYNECAQSDKGGCSQRCNNEIGSHFCSCFDGYRLMNDSTTCVDINECQEYGGHDCFSAEYCTNTDGSFTCSCPANFTLKGDGRTCEPLYQCSANHGCSDTCAMINGVETCLCESGYQLDAGTSRICEDINECTNSSLHNCEISNNVQCNNLNGSFECVCVNSYYTQVERTRCNDVDECLAGTFTCTANSKCVNTEPGYNCSCLVGYTDISGTCQDLDECQLGTHNCNGTTGDCTNTPGGFTCACKTGYSGNGITCTDIDECLLGTDNCAPAGQGTCTNTVGSYSCNCTDGYLLASNGYTCVDINECTLNTDNCQFQCNNIDGGYYCTCDTGYRLAADQFTCIVDKACTNSTFAGACSYQCARINGTDTCTCETGYEVGSDGTTCTDIDECTTLSPCDSSNGGCNNTQGSYTCYCTNQYILGQGNICADRDGNWAEWGTWGNCSVDCGAGTQTRTRTCSNPTRERYGADCAGSGTETMACDTPCYPNEVEQTRGVVVGFNGITLTQLTAITSSFKNTIAETLTTFCNHNETNVQLCCNTTNSYTPTPSSPLAFTTSSNIAFGAGYPRTRSSGTGVDVLIVAKYLDSSALCAAASPAPSRRRRAVGVTLTGLELALTQELLQSIINNPTLQASIASAVETQINTVLGQTVNVTVDSVDLVTTTTTTTTTTTTTSSTPISTGRGTKAWVIVVATIGAIVGVIIIVVVIVVLLKLSKKNKVQHHDHEHAESQQNLHHQQHQHQQQQHQQQQQQQHSQQQPQQQQLSAQQQLTQHQ